One genomic segment of Canis lupus baileyi chromosome 9, mCanLup2.hap1, whole genome shotgun sequence includes these proteins:
- the MLH3 gene encoding DNA mismatch repair protein Mlh3 isoform X2 codes for MSLASRRARARRPRRLVARSWQLFPVKEGNQCLAFLPAFYLAMIECLSVEVQARLRSGLAICSLGQCVEELVLNSIDAEAKCVAVRVNMETFQVQVIDNGFGMGSDDIDKVGNRYFTSKCNSIQDLENPRFYGFRGEALASIADMASAVEISSKKNRTMKTFVKLFQNGKALKACEANLTRPSAGTTVTVYNLFYQLPVRRKCMDPRLEFEKVRQRIEALSLMHPSISFSLRNDVSGSMVLQVPKTKDVCSRFCQIYGLGKSQKLREIKFKYKEFELSGYISSEAHYNKNMQFLFVNKRLVLRTKLHKFIDFLLRRESIICKPKNGSSSRQVNSSPRHRANPELHGIYVINMQCQFCEYDVCMEPAKTLIEFQDWDTVLVCIQEAVKMFLKKEKLFMELSGEDIKEFSEDNDFSLFSATLQKHVPSDEKGDQVNFQEACNSISDSYEMFNIQSKAVKRKATIENRRNTENSRDLEGIRKKTNDSFLYNYESVDPSHSKVMESSLQTKDSSCSESGILEQQTAEVSESGENEKHKKLCLELNSSENLSRIHSEMFASPFQTSYCFEKSGDDLEIQNTNTIVNGMAASILKNNGIRNQLERFKVATEMGCQSLPFATTLLRLHGAQREEEKKKQPSNCGRTNVFSYGQVKLCSTGFITHVVQNEQTKSTEREYLLKNCIQPGPMSARETFLNRACHSLQTPEIKDRTSTLNKKFAQLSNKKLCRTNIRYGVENKPIATYKNVSISQESSKNSQIDCLLPDTSSSPWCTHISNGSKKIDKLICSSKPITHKKLSLGSQLGSLEKFKRQYGKVKNPLNIEVVENNNFEISTSLSPQVEPGIPWKDQNHLDNSDIYKVATMKHDSNNSCQPVSHMLYPKKFPFSNEEDCLEQQMPCLRESPITLEELSHFSRKPLDVKQSPKSLASKLSRMKGCEGETQAVEMMSHFDELPQSDSSRKDHDLCSGLTLDSCELTKNKYEKTESDIIPVLDSVTQDNSFNKDSETSSNKSTTENSVIPETPLVLPCDRSKDVSKDSDVLIASEPQIGSPDSPNRMSVSHVEVSTADQNGTCFQSEESIARTCSVDEESSTCSLDWQQHFDVALGRMVYINKITGLSTFTAPTEDVRATCTKDLTTIAVDVLHENDTVDDTVGKESLQSLFSEWENPVFARYPEVAVDVSSGQAKSLVVKIHNVLYPYRFTKEMIHSMQVLQQVDNKFIACLMSTKTEENGEAGGNLLVLVDQHAAHERVRLEQLITDSYEKQQPQGSGRKKLLSSTVSPPLKIRVTEEQRRLLRCYHKNLEDLGLEILFPDTNDSLVLVGKVPLCFIEREANELRRGRSPVTRNIVEEFIREQVELLQTTGGIQRTLPLTVQKVLASQACHGAIKFNDGLSREESCRLIEALSWCQLPFQCAHGRPSMLPLADIDHLGQEKQIKPNLAKLRKMAQAWHLFGKAERCNTRQSLEASMPPCEPP; via the exons ATGAGCCTCGCGAGCCGACGTGCGCGCGCCCGGCGTCCGAGGCGGTTGGTGGCCAGGAGTTG GCAATTATTTCCAGTGAAAGAAGGAAACCAGTGCCTGGCGTTCTTACCAGCTTTCTACCTTGCCATGATCGAGTGCTTGTCAGTTGAAGTACAGGCCAGATTGCGCTCCGGTTTGGCAATATGCTCCTTAGGCCAGTGTGTTGAGGAGCTTGTCCTCAACAGTATTGATGCTGAAGCAAAATGTGTGGCCGTCAGGGTGAACATGGAAACCTTCCAAGTTCAAGTGATAGACAATGGATTCGGGATGGGGAGTGATGATATAGACAAGGTGGGAAATCGTTATTTCACTAGTAAATGCAACTCTATACAGGACTTGGAGAATCCCAGGTTTTATGGTTTCCGAGGGGAGGCCTTGGCAAGTATAGCTGACATGGCCAGCGCTGTGGAAATTTCATCCAAGAAAAACAGGACAATGAAAACTTTTGTGAAACTGTTTCAGAATGGAAAAGCCCTGAAAGCTTGTGAAGCTAACTTGACTAGACCAAGTGCTGGGACAACAGTAACAGTATATAACCTATTTTATCAGTTACCTGTAAGAAGGAAATGCATGGACCCTAGACTGGAGTTTGAGAAGGTTAGGCAGAGGATAGAAGCTCTCTCACTCATGCacccttccatttctttctctttgagaaATGATGTTTCTGGTTCCATGGTTCTTCAGGTCCCTAAAACCAAAGACGTATGTTCCCGATTTTGTCAAATTTATGGACTGGGTAAATCccaaaaattaagagaaataaaatttaaatataaggaaTTTGAGCTTAGTGGCTATATCAGCTCTGAGGCACATTACAACAAGAACATGCAGTTTTTGTTTGTGAACAAAAGACTAGTTTTAAGGACAAAGCTGCataaattcattgattttttattgagGAGAGAAAGTATTATATGCAAACCAAAGAATGGCTCATCCAGTAGACAAGTGAATTCAAGTCCTCGGCATCGGGCTAATCCAGAACTCCATGGGATATATGTAATCAATATGCAGTGCCAATTCTGTGAATATGATGTGTGCATGGAGCCAGCAAAAACGCTGATTGAATTTCAAGACTGGGATACTGTTTTGGTTTGCATTCAGGAAGcagtgaaaatgtttttaaagaaagaaaaattatttatggaATTATCAGGTGAGGACATTAAAGAATTTAGTGAAGATAAtgattttagtttatttagtGCTACTCTTCAGAAGCATGTGCCCTCTGATGAGAAAGGTGACCAGGTCAATTTCCAAGAAGCATGTAATAGTATTTCGGATTCCTATGAAATGTTTAATATTCAATCAAAAGCTGTGAAAAGAAAAGCTActatagaaaacagaagaaacaccGAGAATTCTAGAGATTTGGAAGgtatcagaaaaaagacaaatgattcaTTTTTGTATAATTATGAATCAGTTGACCCAAGCCATAGTAAAGTGATGGAGTCATCTTTACAAACCAAAGATAGCTCTTGCTCAGAATCAGGGATCTTGGAACAACAGACAGCTGAAGTATCAGAatcaggagaaaatgaaaaacataaaaaactttGCTTAGAACTTAACTCTTCAGAAAATCTCAGTAGAATCCATTCAGAAATGTTTGCAAGCCCTTTTCAGACATCATACTGCTTTGAGAAGAGTGGAGATGATctagaaatacaaaatacaaatactatTGTTAATGGCATGGCTGCCAGTATCCTGAAAAATAATGGAATTCGGAATCAACTAGAGAGATTTAAAGTTGCTACCGAAATGGGatgccaatctctgccttttgcaacaacactattgagactacatggtgctcagagagaggaagagaaaaaaaaacagcctaGTAATTGTGGAAGAACAAACGTTTTTAGTTATGGACAAGTTAAATTATGTTCCACTGGCTTTATAACTCATGTGGTACAAAATGAGCAAACTAAATCAACTGAAAgagaatatttacttaaaaattgtaTTCAACCTGGTCCCATGAGTGCCAGAGAAACGTTTCTAAATAGAGCGTGCCATTCACTTCAGACTCCAGAAATCAAAGATAGAACCAGcactttaaataagaaatttgcTCAACTGTCTAACAAAAAATTATGCAGAACAAATATAAGGTATGGGGTAGAGAACAAACCTATAGCaacttataaaaatgtttctatttctcaGGAAAGTAGTAAAAACTCACAAATAGATTGCTTATTACCTGACACATCCTCTTCCCCTTGGTGTACACATATTTCAAATGGTagtaagaaaatagataaattgattTGTTCCTCTAAACCCATAACCCATAAAAAGCTAAGCTTAGGTTCACAACTAGGATCTTTAGAGAAGTTTAAGAGGCAATATGGGAAGGTTAAAAATCCTCTGAATATAGAAGtggtagaaaataataattttgaaatctcTACCAGTCTCAGTCCTCAAGTTGAACCTGGCATTCCATGGAAAGACCAGAATCACTTAGACAACTCAGACATTTATAAAGTCGCTACGATGAAACATGACTCAAATAATAGTTGTCAACCAGTaagtcacatgctttacccaAAGAAGTTTCCATTCTCCAATGAAGAAGATTGTTTGGAACAACAGATGCCTTGCTTAAGAGAAAGTCCTATAACTCTAGAGGAATTATCTCATTTTAGCAGAAAACCTTTGGATGTCAAGCAGTCTCCTAAATCTTTAGCCTCTAAATTATCCAGAATGAAAGGTTGCGAAGGAGAGACTCAAGCAGTGGAAATGATGAGTCATTTTGATGAACTTCCACAATCAGATTCCAGTAGGAAAGACCATGACTTGTGCAGTGGGTTAACCCTAGATTCTTGTGAGTTAACTAAAAACAAGTATGAAAAAACAGAGAGTGACATCATTCCAGTGTTGGACTCTGTCACACAGGATAATTCCTTCAATAAAGATAGTGAAACATCCTCTAACAAGAGTACAACAGAGAATTCTGTGATACCAGAAACTCCTTTGGTGTTACCCTGTGATCGTTCTAAAGATGTCAGTAAAGATTCAGATGTTCTTATAGCTTCAGAACCACAAATAGGAAGTCCTGATTCTCCCAATAGAATGTCAGTGAGTCATGTAGAAGTTTCCACTGCTGACCAGAATGGAACTTGTTTTCAGAGTGAAGAATCTATAGCAAGAACTTGTTCTGTAGATGAAGAGTCAAGCACATGTTCTTTGGATTGGCAGCAGCATTTTGATGTAGCCCTAGGGAGAATGGTTTACATCAACAAAATAACTGGACTTAGCACATTCACTGCTCCTACTGAGGATGTTCGGGCTACTTGTACTAAAGACCTGACAACTATAGCTGTGGATGTCCTACATGAGAATG ATACTGTGGATGACACTGTTGGTAAAGAATCACTTCAGTCTTTGTTCTCAGAATGGGAAAATCCAGTATTTGCCCGTTATCCAGAG GTTGCTGTTGATGTAAGCAGTGGCCAGGCCAAAAGTCTAGTGgttaaaattcacaatgtcttaTATCCTTATCGTTTCACCAAAGAAATGATTCATTCGATGCAG GTTCTCCAGCAAGTGGATAACAAGTTTATTGCCTGTTTAATGAGCACCAAAACTGAAGAGAATGGTGAGGCAG GTGGAAACCTACTAGTCTTAGTGGATCAGCATGCTGCCCATGAGCGTGTCCGTTTAGAGCAGCTGATAACTG ATTCCTATGAGAAGCAACAGCCACAGGGCTCTGGTCGGAAAAAACTACTGTCTTCCACTGTAAGTCCTCCACTAAAGATAAGAGTGACAGAGGAACAAAGGAGACTCTTACG GTGTTACCACAAAAATCTGGAAGATCTGGGCCTTGAAATTCTATTTCCAGACACCAATGATTCTCTGGTCCTTGTAGGGAAAGTACCACTCTGTTTTATAGAAAGAGAAGCCAATGAACTTCGAAGAGGAAGATCTCCTGTGACCAGGAATATTGTAGAG GAATTTATTCGAGAACAAGTGGAG CTACTCCAGACCACAGGAGGCATCCAAAGGACTTTGCCACTGACTGTCCAGAAGGTGTTGGCGTCCCAAGCCTGCCATG
- the MLH3 gene encoding DNA mismatch repair protein Mlh3 isoform X1, which yields MSLASRRARARRPRRLVARSWQLFPVKEGNQCLAFLPAFYLAMIECLSVEVQARLRSGLAICSLGQCVEELVLNSIDAEAKCVAVRVNMETFQVQVIDNGFGMGSDDIDKVGNRYFTSKCNSIQDLENPRFYGFRGEALASIADMASAVEISSKKNRTMKTFVKLFQNGKALKACEANLTRPSAGTTVTVYNLFYQLPVRRKCMDPRLEFEKVRQRIEALSLMHPSISFSLRNDVSGSMVLQVPKTKDVCSRFCQIYGLGKSQKLREIKFKYKEFELSGYISSEAHYNKNMQFLFVNKRLVLRTKLHKFIDFLLRRESIICKPKNGSSSRQVNSSPRHRANPELHGIYVINMQCQFCEYDVCMEPAKTLIEFQDWDTVLVCIQEAVKMFLKKEKLFMELSGEDIKEFSEDNDFSLFSATLQKHVPSDEKGDQVNFQEACNSISDSYEMFNIQSKAVKRKATIENRRNTENSRDLEGIRKKTNDSFLYNYESVDPSHSKVMESSLQTKDSSCSESGILEQQTAEVSESGENEKHKKLCLELNSSENLSRIHSEMFASPFQTSYCFEKSGDDLEIQNTNTIVNGMAASILKNNGIRNQLERFKVATEMGCQSLPFATTLLRLHGAQREEEKKKQPSNCGRTNVFSYGQVKLCSTGFITHVVQNEQTKSTEREYLLKNCIQPGPMSARETFLNRACHSLQTPEIKDRTSTLNKKFAQLSNKKLCRTNIRYGVENKPIATYKNVSISQESSKNSQIDCLLPDTSSSPWCTHISNGSKKIDKLICSSKPITHKKLSLGSQLGSLEKFKRQYGKVKNPLNIEVVENNNFEISTSLSPQVEPGIPWKDQNHLDNSDIYKVATMKHDSNNSCQPVSHMLYPKKFPFSNEEDCLEQQMPCLRESPITLEELSHFSRKPLDVKQSPKSLASKLSRMKGCEGETQAVEMMSHFDELPQSDSSRKDHDLCSGLTLDSCELTKNKYEKTESDIIPVLDSVTQDNSFNKDSETSSNKSTTENSVIPETPLVLPCDRSKDVSKDSDVLIASEPQIGSPDSPNRMSVSHVEVSTADQNGTCFQSEESIARTCSVDEESSTCSLDWQQHFDVALGRMVYINKITGLSTFTAPTEDVRATCTKDLTTIAVDVLHENGTQYRCHPFRSDLILPFLPRAREERTMMRQNRDTVDDTVGKESLQSLFSEWENPVFARYPEVAVDVSSGQAKSLVVKIHNVLYPYRFTKEMIHSMQVLQQVDNKFIACLMSTKTEENGEAGGNLLVLVDQHAAHERVRLEQLITDSYEKQQPQGSGRKKLLSSTVSPPLKIRVTEEQRRLLRCYHKNLEDLGLEILFPDTNDSLVLVGKVPLCFIEREANELRRGRSPVTRNIVEEFIREQVELLQTTGGIQRTLPLTVQKVLASQACHGAIKFNDGLSREESCRLIEALSWCQLPFQCAHGRPSMLPLADIDHLGQEKQIKPNLAKLRKMAQAWHLFGKAERCNTRQSLEASMPPCEPP from the exons ATGAGCCTCGCGAGCCGACGTGCGCGCGCCCGGCGTCCGAGGCGGTTGGTGGCCAGGAGTTG GCAATTATTTCCAGTGAAAGAAGGAAACCAGTGCCTGGCGTTCTTACCAGCTTTCTACCTTGCCATGATCGAGTGCTTGTCAGTTGAAGTACAGGCCAGATTGCGCTCCGGTTTGGCAATATGCTCCTTAGGCCAGTGTGTTGAGGAGCTTGTCCTCAACAGTATTGATGCTGAAGCAAAATGTGTGGCCGTCAGGGTGAACATGGAAACCTTCCAAGTTCAAGTGATAGACAATGGATTCGGGATGGGGAGTGATGATATAGACAAGGTGGGAAATCGTTATTTCACTAGTAAATGCAACTCTATACAGGACTTGGAGAATCCCAGGTTTTATGGTTTCCGAGGGGAGGCCTTGGCAAGTATAGCTGACATGGCCAGCGCTGTGGAAATTTCATCCAAGAAAAACAGGACAATGAAAACTTTTGTGAAACTGTTTCAGAATGGAAAAGCCCTGAAAGCTTGTGAAGCTAACTTGACTAGACCAAGTGCTGGGACAACAGTAACAGTATATAACCTATTTTATCAGTTACCTGTAAGAAGGAAATGCATGGACCCTAGACTGGAGTTTGAGAAGGTTAGGCAGAGGATAGAAGCTCTCTCACTCATGCacccttccatttctttctctttgagaaATGATGTTTCTGGTTCCATGGTTCTTCAGGTCCCTAAAACCAAAGACGTATGTTCCCGATTTTGTCAAATTTATGGACTGGGTAAATCccaaaaattaagagaaataaaatttaaatataaggaaTTTGAGCTTAGTGGCTATATCAGCTCTGAGGCACATTACAACAAGAACATGCAGTTTTTGTTTGTGAACAAAAGACTAGTTTTAAGGACAAAGCTGCataaattcattgattttttattgagGAGAGAAAGTATTATATGCAAACCAAAGAATGGCTCATCCAGTAGACAAGTGAATTCAAGTCCTCGGCATCGGGCTAATCCAGAACTCCATGGGATATATGTAATCAATATGCAGTGCCAATTCTGTGAATATGATGTGTGCATGGAGCCAGCAAAAACGCTGATTGAATTTCAAGACTGGGATACTGTTTTGGTTTGCATTCAGGAAGcagtgaaaatgtttttaaagaaagaaaaattatttatggaATTATCAGGTGAGGACATTAAAGAATTTAGTGAAGATAAtgattttagtttatttagtGCTACTCTTCAGAAGCATGTGCCCTCTGATGAGAAAGGTGACCAGGTCAATTTCCAAGAAGCATGTAATAGTATTTCGGATTCCTATGAAATGTTTAATATTCAATCAAAAGCTGTGAAAAGAAAAGCTActatagaaaacagaagaaacaccGAGAATTCTAGAGATTTGGAAGgtatcagaaaaaagacaaatgattcaTTTTTGTATAATTATGAATCAGTTGACCCAAGCCATAGTAAAGTGATGGAGTCATCTTTACAAACCAAAGATAGCTCTTGCTCAGAATCAGGGATCTTGGAACAACAGACAGCTGAAGTATCAGAatcaggagaaaatgaaaaacataaaaaactttGCTTAGAACTTAACTCTTCAGAAAATCTCAGTAGAATCCATTCAGAAATGTTTGCAAGCCCTTTTCAGACATCATACTGCTTTGAGAAGAGTGGAGATGATctagaaatacaaaatacaaatactatTGTTAATGGCATGGCTGCCAGTATCCTGAAAAATAATGGAATTCGGAATCAACTAGAGAGATTTAAAGTTGCTACCGAAATGGGatgccaatctctgccttttgcaacaacactattgagactacatggtgctcagagagaggaagagaaaaaaaaacagcctaGTAATTGTGGAAGAACAAACGTTTTTAGTTATGGACAAGTTAAATTATGTTCCACTGGCTTTATAACTCATGTGGTACAAAATGAGCAAACTAAATCAACTGAAAgagaatatttacttaaaaattgtaTTCAACCTGGTCCCATGAGTGCCAGAGAAACGTTTCTAAATAGAGCGTGCCATTCACTTCAGACTCCAGAAATCAAAGATAGAACCAGcactttaaataagaaatttgcTCAACTGTCTAACAAAAAATTATGCAGAACAAATATAAGGTATGGGGTAGAGAACAAACCTATAGCaacttataaaaatgtttctatttctcaGGAAAGTAGTAAAAACTCACAAATAGATTGCTTATTACCTGACACATCCTCTTCCCCTTGGTGTACACATATTTCAAATGGTagtaagaaaatagataaattgattTGTTCCTCTAAACCCATAACCCATAAAAAGCTAAGCTTAGGTTCACAACTAGGATCTTTAGAGAAGTTTAAGAGGCAATATGGGAAGGTTAAAAATCCTCTGAATATAGAAGtggtagaaaataataattttgaaatctcTACCAGTCTCAGTCCTCAAGTTGAACCTGGCATTCCATGGAAAGACCAGAATCACTTAGACAACTCAGACATTTATAAAGTCGCTACGATGAAACATGACTCAAATAATAGTTGTCAACCAGTaagtcacatgctttacccaAAGAAGTTTCCATTCTCCAATGAAGAAGATTGTTTGGAACAACAGATGCCTTGCTTAAGAGAAAGTCCTATAACTCTAGAGGAATTATCTCATTTTAGCAGAAAACCTTTGGATGTCAAGCAGTCTCCTAAATCTTTAGCCTCTAAATTATCCAGAATGAAAGGTTGCGAAGGAGAGACTCAAGCAGTGGAAATGATGAGTCATTTTGATGAACTTCCACAATCAGATTCCAGTAGGAAAGACCATGACTTGTGCAGTGGGTTAACCCTAGATTCTTGTGAGTTAACTAAAAACAAGTATGAAAAAACAGAGAGTGACATCATTCCAGTGTTGGACTCTGTCACACAGGATAATTCCTTCAATAAAGATAGTGAAACATCCTCTAACAAGAGTACAACAGAGAATTCTGTGATACCAGAAACTCCTTTGGTGTTACCCTGTGATCGTTCTAAAGATGTCAGTAAAGATTCAGATGTTCTTATAGCTTCAGAACCACAAATAGGAAGTCCTGATTCTCCCAATAGAATGTCAGTGAGTCATGTAGAAGTTTCCACTGCTGACCAGAATGGAACTTGTTTTCAGAGTGAAGAATCTATAGCAAGAACTTGTTCTGTAGATGAAGAGTCAAGCACATGTTCTTTGGATTGGCAGCAGCATTTTGATGTAGCCCTAGGGAGAATGGTTTACATCAACAAAATAACTGGACTTAGCACATTCACTGCTCCTACTGAGGATGTTCGGGCTACTTGTACTAAAGACCTGACAACTATAGCTGTGGATGTCCTACATGAGAATG gaACTCAGTATAGGTGTCATCCTTTTAGAAGCGAcctcattcttcctttccttccaagaGCTCGGGAAGAGAGGACTATGATGAGACAGAACAGAG ATACTGTGGATGACACTGTTGGTAAAGAATCACTTCAGTCTTTGTTCTCAGAATGGGAAAATCCAGTATTTGCCCGTTATCCAGAG GTTGCTGTTGATGTAAGCAGTGGCCAGGCCAAAAGTCTAGTGgttaaaattcacaatgtcttaTATCCTTATCGTTTCACCAAAGAAATGATTCATTCGATGCAG GTTCTCCAGCAAGTGGATAACAAGTTTATTGCCTGTTTAATGAGCACCAAAACTGAAGAGAATGGTGAGGCAG GTGGAAACCTACTAGTCTTAGTGGATCAGCATGCTGCCCATGAGCGTGTCCGTTTAGAGCAGCTGATAACTG ATTCCTATGAGAAGCAACAGCCACAGGGCTCTGGTCGGAAAAAACTACTGTCTTCCACTGTAAGTCCTCCACTAAAGATAAGAGTGACAGAGGAACAAAGGAGACTCTTACG GTGTTACCACAAAAATCTGGAAGATCTGGGCCTTGAAATTCTATTTCCAGACACCAATGATTCTCTGGTCCTTGTAGGGAAAGTACCACTCTGTTTTATAGAAAGAGAAGCCAATGAACTTCGAAGAGGAAGATCTCCTGTGACCAGGAATATTGTAGAG GAATTTATTCGAGAACAAGTGGAG CTACTCCAGACCACAGGAGGCATCCAAAGGACTTTGCCACTGACTGTCCAGAAGGTGTTGGCGTCCCAAGCCTGCCATG